Below is a genomic region from Drosophila albomicans strain 15112-1751.03 chromosome 2R, ASM965048v2, whole genome shotgun sequence.
caacaaaaactcgGAAATTGTTTTAGAGGTCTCATATTTAAGCGATGGTAGCGATAAGGGAACCAACCAGTCGTTGGCGATCGCTGGAACAGTTAAGAGGCTATTTTTGGTGCCTAGGATCTGTGACTCTCTCTCATTCACTTGGAATAAAGGAATAAAACGGAGAAGGAAAAAGACGGAATTTATACCTACTCATAGCACATAAATTGGATATATAGCAAAATGAGCAAAGGCTGGTGGGAAAATAATGCGGAAATTAAGATTTTCCGCGAATACTTGCGCTTCAACACCGCTCACCCGAACATTGATTACAGTGAGTTAACAAGATTGTGAACTTTATGGTTGCTGCGATAAGCCTAACACGGGGTCGTGCATTAAGAGAgcatcataaaatatatatttcggtTGCGATTagaattaaaatacataatctAACACTTTACACAGCTGCTTGCGTGGAGTACTTGAAACAACAGGCGGCCAGCCTTGATCTGCCCGTCGATGTGCTGTATCCTGCCAACGAGGACAATCCCGTTGTGGTCATGAAATGGGAGGGCAAAGAGCCCGATCTCCCCTCCATCATCCTCAACTCACACACCGATGTGGTGCCCGTGGTGCGTGAGAAGTGGACGCACGATCCCTTCGCTGCCGAGATGGATGACGAGGGACGCATCTTCGCTCGCGGAACACAGGACACCAAGCAGGTTGGCACTCAATACTTGGGCGCCATTCGTGCACTGAAAGCTAAAGGTTTCCAGCCAAAGCGTACTGTTTATGTAACCTTTGTGCCCGATGAGGAGGTTGGTGGTCATCTCGGCATGCGCGAGTTTGTCAAGACAGATTACTTCAAGAAGATGAATGTGGGTTTCAGCTTGGACGAGGGATCTCCCAGTCTGGACAAGACTTACTATGCCTACTATGCAGAGCGTACTGCCTGGCGTAAGTTTCAATCGAAATTGGGAAATATGGACCTTCAAATTAATAACTGTTAATTTATGACAGCTCTCAGGTTCAAGTGCAGTGGCACAGCTGGTCATGGCTCCATTCTGCTGCCCAACACAGCGGGCGAGAAGCTCAACTACATTGTGAACAAGATGATGGAATATCGCGCCAGCCAAGTGAAGCGTCTCAAGGAGGAAGGACTCTTCTTTGGCGATGTGACCACCATTAACCTGACTCAGCTGGAGGGAGGTGTGCAGAACAATGTTGTGCCTGCTCAGCTCGATGTGGTCTTCGATCTGCGTATTGCCATCGATGTGGATCTAGAGGCACTTGAGAAGCAATTCCGCGATTGGTGCGTTGAAGCTGGAGGCGGTGTTGAGCTTGTATTTGAGCGCAAAGATGAATTTGTGCCAGCCTCGAAAATTGGCGCTGATGTTCCCTTCTGGGCTGCCTTCGAGAAGGCCTTGAATGATCTGTGAGTAATCTTGCATGTGAAGCAAAGaactttattcaaattgtttttcttttccgAACAGAAACTTGAAAGTTCGTGCTCAAGTTTGTCCTGGTGGCACTGACAGTCGCTATCTGCGTCAACAGGGAGTCACTTCATTGGGTTTCTCTCCACTGAACAACAATACACCCATCCTACTTCACGATCACGATGAACACATTAAGGCAGACGTCTATCTGCATGGCATCGAAGTGTACAAATCGATCATTCCAGCTATTACCGATATCTAAGCTTGGCTGAATAGTTATAGAAACTTGTTAAACTAGTTTTACAGATCAAAgatcaaatgaaaaattcaacgaaatatatttaataaacaaaacgaacCATGTGTAATTTTGGGGTATTAAAGATGGAAGATTTCTAAGAATTTTTAAAAGGGAAGCTTTAGAAACATATTCACCAATTTCGATTGGTTACAAAACTGAGTTGTTCAAATACTTCGCCTGAATAGTTGAAATTCtgtatttaaagaaatatatataaaggaTATTTTGAAGTCAATATTAAACCCATAATTGATTTgctaattaacaaaaaagtaCAGCAAACAATTGTTGAACAACTCTAAGATAAACTGCTATTcgataaaatatgcaaatgaataaaacaataatgtgtgtttgtaataAATGTAATACTCTTTTACCCTACAAATGTCAATCATAATATTATAACTACAACCTTATCTAGCAGACAAGCCATAAAGAAATTCCGCAGACAATTATCTCAAGTTGTGCTAATGCTAATAAAATTACCAAACAAGGAAATTCGATGAGCCAACCTCAAAGAGAGGCGCCCTGCGGTCTCACACTGACAGAAATAGTCGACACACTTCTCTGATAAAAGCACACCGCAAAACACAAATGAGGAATACCCTAAAATCATGATTATTATTACTCCCAGAAAGGTCAACAACACACCACAATAAAGTGATAAACAAAATAGTGCGTATGATAAAAGTGGAGAAACACGCGTTATAAAGTGCTGAAATCAATGCAGACATTTTCGTATTTAAGCGATCATCGCGATAAGTCTGCCAACAGTCGTGGATGATCGCTGGAGCTGTTAAGAACTCTAAAAACTAGGAACAATGGCGGAAAATGTGGTAATTGATTTCCAATTGAACAAAGCGGAGTGGGAGAACAATaaggaaattcaaatattccaAGAATATCTTCGAATTCCCACCGTGCATCCAAACATCGATTTCAgtaagttaaaaaaataaaggagaGCTGaagattttaaagtaatttcaaTCTCATACTTCAGCTGCTTGCTTGGAATTCCTAAAACGTCAAGCAGCAGATCTTGGACTGTCTGTGGATGTGGTTTATCCTGGCAACGAGAAGAATCCCGTGTTGATTATGAAATGGGAAGGCAGCCAGCCCGAGCTGCCTTCGATCATACTCAACTCGCACATGGATGTGGTGCCCGTTTATCCCGAGAAGTGGACACACGATCCTTTTAGTGCTTACTTGGACGACGATGGCTGCATTTATGCTCGAGGTGCACAGGACACCAAGGAGATTGGCACTCAATATTTGGGCGCAATTCGTGCTCTCAAGGCAACTGGCTTCCAGCCAAAGCGTACTGTGTATGTGACCTTTGTGCCCGATGAAGAAGTGGGAGGTTATCTTGGCATGCGTGAGTTTGTCAAGACGGATTACTTTAAGAAGATGAATGTAGCATTCAGCTTGGACGAAGGATCGCCCAGCAGGAATGAGGTGTACAATCTTTACTATGCAGAGCGAACTGCGTGGCGTGAGTTGAATAGAGAAAATGAAtctttatttgtataaaattctTTACTTTCCAGCCATTCGCTTCGAGATCAGCGGCGCTTCGGGACATGGCTCAATGCTGTTTCCCAATACAGCTGGCGAAAAGTTCCAATACATATTGTCAAAGATGAACGAGTTCCGCAATTCACAGGTCAAGTTGCTAAAAGACAATCCCAAGCTGATGATTGGCGATGTAACCACAGTGAATCTGACTAAAGTTAGCGGTGGAGTTCAGAATAATGTCGTTCCTCCAAAGCTGGAAGCAGTCTTTGATTTGCGCATTGCTGTTACACAGGATGCAGCTGCTTTGGAGCAACAATTCCGTGATTGGTGTGTCGAAGCAGGCGGCGGCATTGAGATTGTCTTTGAACGCAAAGATGATTTCTCGCCAGCCACAAATATTGAGGCAACGAATCCATTCTGGACAGCCTTTCAACAGGGTTTGGCTGAGCTGTGAGTATGAGCAAGTATTGAAATCGAAACTCCTCTAATATATTTGTGAATTTCACAGCAATATCAAAGTCAAACCAAGTGTGTGTCCTGGCGTCACAGACAGTCGCTATCTGCGTACCAAAGGAGTTTCGGCGCTTGGCTTCTCGCCAttgaacaacaacacaacagtGCGTATACATGATCACGATGAGTACATACGAGCAGACGTGTATCTATATGGCA
It encodes:
- the LOC117573871 gene encoding aminoacylase-1-like, with protein sequence MSKGWWENNAEIKIFREYLRFNTAHPNIDYTACVEYLKQQAASLDLPVDVLYPANEDNPVVVMKWEGKEPDLPSIILNSHTDVVPVVREKWTHDPFAAEMDDEGRIFARGTQDTKQVGTQYLGAIRALKAKGFQPKRTVYVTFVPDEEVGGHLGMREFVKTDYFKKMNVGFSLDEGSPSLDKTYYAYYAERTAWPLRFKCSGTAGHGSILLPNTAGEKLNYIVNKMMEYRASQVKRLKEEGLFFGDVTTINLTQLEGGVQNNVVPAQLDVVFDLRIAIDVDLEALEKQFRDWCVEAGGGVELVFERKDEFVPASKIGADVPFWAAFEKALNDLNLKVRAQVCPGGTDSRYLRQQGVTSLGFSPLNNNTPILLHDHDEHIKADVYLHGIEVYKSIIPAITDI
- the LOC117576772 gene encoding aminoacylase-1-like, whose protein sequence is MAENVVIDFQLNKAEWENNKEIQIFQEYLRIPTVHPNIDFTACLEFLKRQAADLGLSVDVVYPGNEKNPVLIMKWEGSQPELPSIILNSHMDVVPVYPEKWTHDPFSAYLDDDGCIYARGAQDTKEIGTQYLGAIRALKATGFQPKRTVYVTFVPDEEVGGYLGMREFVKTDYFKKMNVAFSLDEGSPSRNEVYNLYYAERTAWPIRFEISGASGHGSMLFPNTAGEKFQYILSKMNEFRNSQVKLLKDNPKLMIGDVTTVNLTKVSGGVQNNVVPPKLEAVFDLRIAVTQDAAALEQQFRDWCVEAGGGIEIVFERKDDFSPATNIEATNPFWTAFQQGLAELNIKVKPSVCPGVTDSRYLRTKGVSALGFSPLNNNTTVRIHDHDEYIRADVYLYGIEVYKKVIPAVTSV